A segment of the Onychomys torridus chromosome 16, mOncTor1.1, whole genome shotgun sequence genome:
GCTGCTGCTGTGGTGGCTGCTGGCCGCTCGCCCCACTGCCAGCCACACTTACACCGCCTGAGGCCCcaccacccttcttcatcttggTGGAGCCAAACTTGGTGGCAGCAAAGGAGGCAGTAGTGAAGGTGACAGGCTGGGCAGACCGGGGGATAAAGGTGGGGCTGGGTGACTGGCCAAAGGACGGAGACGGGGAGCTGGACAGGGAGCTGTCCTGGCTGCCGATGGGCACGAACACCTGGGCATCAGGGTTGAAGCTGCTCTTGACCTCCTTGTCTAGCTCTGGGGCACCACCCCCCTCACTGTCATCCAGGTACAGGACTTTCACGGCTCCCTTCTCACCAATCTGGTAGGACACCTCAAAAGGGTCAATCCAGACACTCAGCTCTTCGGGCACATTGGCACGCACATCCTCCACCGCTAGACCACTCCGCTTGGCAGCCAGCTCCACCACGGGGTCTACCGTCTCCCCAATGTGGACACAGCGGAAGCCAGAACCCTTCAGTGGCTTCTCTGGGTACCAGTGGCCTTCATACTTCTTTTTCAAAAGCCGCTCCAGCTCCTCCCCAAACAGGTCTGCCCGGCGCCGGGGCAGCTTGTTGTACAGGTAGGAGACGATGAAGTTCAGGGCCACTTTGACCTCTAGCTGCATCCTCTCTCGGGCAGAAACTGAGAACCAGCACAGGGCACGTGTGCAGGCCAAGAGCAGTGTCGGGAGTAGAGGGCTGACCCTGGGGTCCAGACGGTTCTGGGAAGTGAGCAAGAAGGAGAGGACCATGGTGAGTACATATGCAGAAAGGCACCCAGCATACACTACCCAAGTCATGCCAGTGTGGTGACCAATGACAAAGTACGGACAGAAAACCACACACATCTAGTGgtacattcctttctttcttttttgagtctgtgtagctctggttggcctacaactcactatgtaatagaccaggctggccttgaacttgcagtgatctgcctgcctctgtgtcccaagtgctgggattacagccatgcacAATCTCTCCCCTATCCTAGGTACTTAGCAGGCACTTATTTTAAATAGGAGTGCACTGTGCTTTCTACAATTTTGAGAATTCAAGACACTGTGGAAATGACATCAAATAACTAAGGAATACAATTAGGCCCCCAATCCAGCTGGATGCAAGGGGGCCCTTGCTGTCTCTGCCCCAAAACTGTCAAATGCCGAAGACATAAGTTTCAAAATGTTAGCTGCCCTCCTTAAATTGAACGAGATACAGGTCACTGGACATGAAGGCGCACTGCCAACTTTCTACTGGGGCTTGGACTCCAGTCATATCCATCTGTCACCCTGGACCCCATAGGTGTGCAAGCTTTGGGGCTCAGTCTGAGTTTACAGAACCAATTTAAGAACTTGGTAATGTGACCTGAGCTTGCACTTCCATCCGGCCTCAGTAATGGGGACAAAGCCATGATCCTCCAGGAAAAGGCAAAATCTGTCTGTCATAAGCACAATCTGTCAGCTCACAAGGGAACTGTTGGACCAGGGGAAGTGCAGGAAGCGGGGCCATGGAGGCTGGCAGGGCATTAAGAGAAGCAGCAGTGTAGCCTGAGGGAATCTCCACAGTTGCTGGCAAGGTAGAGAGTGAGGAGGACGGCAGAGGGAAGAAATTTTCCATCACCCTACAGCTTCCAGCTGGGGACCCATCACCACTCAGTCTCCCGAGGACTGTCTGACACCTGTCCTCGGCACCAGATCAGATTTATCAAGTGTTTGGAGAACGCCGCAGAGGAGGCGGTCCAGGATAAACACTCAGATTGTTGTTTTGGGATTCTTTCACAGGCAGATCCCACCGAGGTCAAAAAGCTTTATTCCCTAGGTCTGGGCAAGCCTCATGTTTCAGGAAGGTGATCTGTGAGTCCTGGGAGCCCAAAAGGAACCCCTGCTTGGGGAGAAACTAAACTGGAGAGGCCCCCTCTATGGAAGGTGTAGCCAGAGCATGTCTCTAGCTAGACCTTTGGACAAGGCCATGCTGCTGAACTCAGCAGAGACAAGGCTGACCAATGACCCACACCAAGGACGTCTTCTGTCCTGTGTGGGACTCAGCTGGATTTTGATTCATGTTCTTTCTGGTTCCCAAATGAAGTCTATCTACTGTAGGTTCGAGAGTCTTGGTTTTCTGAACACTTGCTGTGACAAGTGATCATGTTAATTCTCAGGCCTGGGCCCAGGACCCTCACGGGTCACACAGAGAACAAATCCTCAGAAGACTTGTGGGGTGCGGACACCCGAGAATGCACCCAGAGTCCATCTCCGGCAGCACATAAGTATCCCATTTAGTCACCTCAGTCCAGGCCTGAGGAACAGAAGGGGGCTGCTGCTCAGCATTCAGGGAACCCCAACTTCCCCTGTAGCCCAGCCTCCAAACAAGTCTGCTAGTTTCTTCAAATATCTGCTCATGACCAAGAGAGATTGGTTCTAGAGTCCTTTGCAgtttaaagagagaaaagtagTTTAAAAGAATAGGGGATGTCACGCGCCTTttatctcagcatttaggaggcaaaagcaggcatatctctgagttggaggccagcttggtctacagaacaagttccaggacagccagggctagaccccgtttcaaaataaataaacaaataaataaagtataaggGGATTAGTTGATGAGGATCAGAGTCATTACCAGACGCAAAGCTCAAAGCTAGTTATTATACTGTGGACCTTCTCCCATATGGGAGCACAGGCTTTTCTTTTGTATGTcgtgagtggaggccagaggtatagGTTTTTATGTtgcccatgctggctttgaacttctaggcccgagctgggcatggtagtgtgaGCCTGTAAACTTACCAATTGAGAGGTAGAAGCAAAGaaaacaggagttcaaggccagctaaaCTAAACCAATAACTCTTATGTTCAAGCAACTCATGCCTTCTGAGTTGGAGCTTTTAAGAATAAAGGTTCAagaggctagagatggctcagtggttaagagcacttgctgctcttccagaggtcctgagtttggttcctagtactcatgacagacagctcacaacactctgtaactctagctccagggaatctgatgcctctggctctGAGGTACCTGCACTTACATGGACATACCCACACGAAGATACATATATCTATGTGTAATTAAAAGCAATAAGTTAATAAAGAACGGAGGTTTGAAAAGACTATAGAGGTCCACTGAAGGTGTCCAGCATGAGGAGACTAAAGAGCGGTGAAGAAAGTTGGCATCAGGTCTCAAGAAGAGGTGCAGTTAGAGGTGGCGTTTCCAAAGAGGATTTTGGGAAAGTAAAACAGACTCAATGTCAACATGACACTTTCTTCAAGGCACTGAGGAGCCTCTAAAACCATGCCTCTCGGTTACCCTACCCAGAAGGGCTTCTACACCTTTCTAGATGTCCTCAGATCTTGCTGTGTAATTGCCTTCCAAGTTATAACCCCTGAACAGTACAGCCTCAAAATGGGAACATTCTAAATGTAGGCCAAAGTCATCGGGAAAGAAGAAGGCTCTCACCCCGAAATACAACAGAACCACTGTCGTCACCCCTGCCTGGAGATCCAGTATTTGCAGCATAAGCAGCTGAGGCCGCACACCAATTTACAGCTCATGGTGTTGCAGCACAAACAAGGAAGCATTACGCTCCTTCGCCTCTTGAACTGGAGAGCAGGCCAGGCCAGATGACTAGAAAGAGCGTCTCTGCTCTATCAGCTCAGACTCTAATTTTGACTTCAAGAAGCTTATGGAGCAGAGGATTAAACTCCTGGTACTAGCCTGTCTTCAGCTAAAGATAGGAGTGACCATTTGGCTGAGTTTATTTTTTAGGAAGCAATGGACAAATTATAGtgcttatatataaaatatttatggaagTGTGATGAGATTAGAAAGCTTAGAAATAACTACCCTTCAAAAAAGGAACAAGCAGATTTGTTGAGCAGCTGCAGAGCATTCAGACCCTTTTCAACAAAACACTAGAaaggtaacaacaacaacaacaaaaaatttaaatgtaaaagagagagagagagagagagagagaggtagggtACATAGCCTAGTATGGTgccagctgggaggcagaggtggaactctgtgatttcaagaccagcttggtctaccaaaTAGCAAGTaacaggctagccaggactacatagggagaaactgagtcaagaacagcaagtgtttaATAGTAAAACCTCATTTTGACAATGTACTAAAGGGTTGCAAGTGAGCTAAGGTGTGcggtgcctgtaattccagcagagaaagctgaggcaggagagtcagaagttcaaggtcagcctgtgctagTATACAGACAACCTACATGGAAAACAATGTTCTGTCCCAAtactttttcctccttcccttttacTTCAGCCACGGGATAAACCTCGACTCTGATCCTTTGTGCTGATGTGTATTTTAGTGTTTAGgagaaagacaaaacagaacacGGAAGGAGCGGTGGAGCTACACAAAGGTTTCACCAACGGTTGATTCCAGAGAAACTAATACCAATgcaaaacaaagctttaaaaaggatTCACATtttagaaagggggaaataaggGTGAAGAATCTCCACTCCCCCACCTCCAATTCAGGTATCTCAAATTCCCAACATCCTACAATGAATCAAATCTCCAAGATTTAGGTAAATGTGTGTGGAGGAGCGTTTAAACACCGTCAAGAGGCGAACAGCCACCGTGGACGCAGGACCAGGCTCAGAGCCCAACCGGCAATGTAGGTTGCAGGACTTCCAGGACGTGTGCGACGGGCTTAGACCCCGACACCACCTCCCGGACAGCCCGGACCACCAGAGTCCTGTCTAGGGCAGGGCTTTCTGGGGATCTCGGGAGCCCAAGGCCGGCCTCACCCAAGGCGGCGCCGCGCTCAGCACTCTGGGAACCGTAGTCCTCAGGTCTCCCGGCGCGGGCAGGAACTCGTGACCTACTTTCCGAGCACACTACACTTCCCTGCGCACTACGCGAGGACCGGGCCGGCTAGACCGCGCATGCCCGGCACCAGGAACTGGCCAAGGGTCCGAAGCCCAGGAAAAGTTTCCGATGCACATGCGCGCTGCGGCGAGTGGGCGCTCCCCCTCCCATCGCCGAAGACGTTTGGCAGAAATCGGCCCAGAAGGCCTCTCACCGGCTATCCTTTCTCCCCACGTCCGTGTTCAGGCTCGACTCCAGCAGCTCTCCTCTTTCCCCGCAAGCCTACTGGATGGGGAGCTCTGCCACTAAGGGGGCTTTTCCCGGGTGGAGCAGGTGGGCCGGGATGGAGGGCCGCCCCTCTGGCCCCGGCCTCCTGACCCCAAAGGGCTGCCGCTGTCTAGGGTAGCTGTAGGAGCAGTGTATTCAAGGAGAAGGAAGCCCTTCTCCCTTAACACCCAGTAGGCTCGGCTCCAGCATCCCCACAGCCAGGAAGGGAATGGCAGGAACTGGATCCAATTCTCCAGTCCTGTCGGCCAAAGAAATTCCTAGTTAAGCTGTGGGGAGGCGCCCCGTCAACAATAAGGCCCGTGGGATCCAAGCCTCACCCCACGTCTGAGAAACCGGACCCAGgtaaaggaaatgggaaaaggtTCCCGACAAGCAAGCAAAATCCGTACATCTGAAACCTGGACAGGTTCTAATACTCTCTGGGTCTCCTCCCACTGCAAGGCCTACCCTAGGACCAGACttaccagatcctctgcaaacCTCCCCGGCAGGGTGTTAAAGCTCCTTAATCCTTCCTCCTACACCAGCTGTTTTCCCCAGTGCTTAAGTGAGGGATGGGGGTAGGCGCTCGAGCAAGCAACAGggtttttaattgttgttgtcaGGAAATCAGAGAGAAACCCACTCCCAGTGTAGGGGGGATAGAAaggaggttttaaaaaaaaacccaaaggttAGAACTGAAGTGGCATCGGAAACCCTGCCTGCTGATCCTTCAGCCTGCTCTGTGAGGTGCTGGTTGCTcccaggggagaggaaggggacgTCTTGTAGACCGTCTCTCTGTccattctccctcttccctccttagATTTTGGTCAAGGGCGCAGTACATCCTCCCTGGATAGAAGGGGAAGTTCAGGACTAGGAGAGATCAAACAGAATACACTATCTGATAGGCTTTTGGGGTACTTTTTTCCGCCCACACAAGAATATAAAAGAACTCAACCGGCAATAAATTGTTCAGCAATCCAAGGGCAGTTCCTCCACTAACCGGCCCGGTGACCAAAAAGGGGGGTGATCTCCATCTCATAGGTCCCAAAGAGCCAGGAACAAACTGTGTTAATAATCACACGGGGAAAAGCAGCAGAAAAACCAAGGATCGaatccccttccttcccctaatTTATTTAACGCAGACCGGAGTTTGGTTTCTTTGGGTGCACAAGGCAAACCTAGTGGGTGAGGCTTAGAGAAATGGGGAAGGAGGTCCGGGAGGAAAAACACTCCGCCCAGGAGAGAGCCGCCTTCGGAACTAGGTACCCCAGGATCAAAGTGATGGGAGAGCGACCCAGAGGCGGATCTGGATCCGGAGGGAGGCGGCAGGGGAGTGGGCCAGTGTGGGCGCCCCCCGCCCGCGCACTCACTCGGGTCTCCGCGACGGGGCGCTCTGCAGGCCGCGGGACGGAGGTGTCTCGCCCAGCCTCCCCGGCGCCTCGAGGCTGAGGGCCACGGTGTCCTTCTACGTCGTTGAGGGCTGAGGGGGACGAGGACCAAGTTCATGTGATTCTTTCCGCTGTTCTTGGAGGTCGAGGTCGGCGGCGACGGCGCGGGGATGGCGGGGCCGAGGATGGCACCCGTCACGCGGTGGATGGAGGC
Coding sequences within it:
- the Tob2 gene encoding protein Tob2; protein product: MQLEVKVALNFIVSYLYNKLPRRRADLFGEELERLLKKKYEGHWYPEKPLKGSGFRCVHIGETVDPVVELAAKRSGLAVEDVRANVPEELSVWIDPFEVSYQIGEKGAVKVLYLDDSEGGGAPELDKEVKSSFNPDAQVFVPIGSQDSSLSSSPSPSFGQSPSPTFIPRSAQPVTFTTASFAATKFGSTKMKKGGGASGGVSVAGSGASGQQPPQQQPRMARSPTNNLPKHKSLSLSMHSLNFITANPASQSQLSPNAKEFVYNGGGSGGSPSLFFDGADGQGNGASAPFGSSGAGTCNSSSLDVSQVFGGGANSLFLEKTPFVEGLSYNLNTMQYPNQPFQPVVLAN